The genome window AAGCATCTATAGAGCTGATATGATCTCGAAAAAAATGCTTGCATCCACATAATTAAATGTGGTATGTCTTTTAGTGTTATCCTTATTAACCTGAAGACATTTCAACTAAGAGGAGGTGGCACAATGAAGACAATGAAGGTATTCCTGCTCGCAGTTCTCTCAGCGATTCTGGCCGTTTCCTTTGCCTATGCGGCTGAGAAGCCAAAGCCAAAGGCTGAAAATGCCAGCGTTGAAAAGGGCAAAGCCCTTTTTAATAATCCAAAGCTCGGCGGAGGCACTGTTGGCAAGAGCTGTAATTCCTGCCACTATAACGGGCAGGGGCTTGAAAAATCTGGTGCAAAAGAAGAGTTTAACATAATGGGCAAAAAGCAGAAGGGTCTTGAAGAGGCCATAAATTTCTGCATTGAAATTGCCCTCAAGGGGAAGGCCATTGATCCCAAATCAGATGATATGAAGTCCATGGTCATATATATTAAGTCCCTCGGGAAGAAGGCACCTGAGAAGAGATAGGAAAAAATGGGAGCACTATTTATGATAGTGCTCCATAAATCTCTTTTAGTCTTGTGAGTGCCTCTGCTACTTTTATTCGCTCTGCCTTTTTTGTCCTTCTCGATTTTAGCTCTATAAATCCATCTTTAAGGTTTTTCTCTCCAATAATTAGATGCCAGGGGATTCCTATTAAATCTGCATCCTTGAACTTTACCCCTGCCCTCTCGTCCCTGTCATCCAGGAGGACATCAACACCGCCTGAGCGAAGCTCGTCATAAAGCTTCTCTGAAACCTCAATGGTCTTTTTGTCATTCATATTCAGGGCGAGTATCTCCACATCAAAAGGTGCAATACTTTCCGGCCAGATTATCCCGTTCGCATCATTATTCTGCTCTATTGCTGCTGCTGCAATCCTTGCAGGGCCAATGCCGTAGCTTCCCATGATGATTGGTTTTTCATGCCCGTTTTCATCGAGGTAAAATGCCCTGAGCGCAGTAGAATACTTTGTCCCTAACTTGAAGATGTTCCCTAACTCAATAACTCGCTCGACCCTGATTGGCGAATTACAGTTGTAGCAGGCATCTCCTTCTTTTGCAGTGTGAATGTCATGCCACTGCGCCTTAAAATGAACCTCTGGCTTTATCCCTTTTTTGTGATAACCCTCTTTGTTTGCGCCTGATATATAAACCCCTGTTTTCAGGGCCACATCTGCAATCTTTGAAATTTTATGTTCCATCGGGCCTATATAGCCTGCCTCTACGCCGAGGATCTCTTTAATCTCATCTTTATGTGCAGGCCTGAAATTCCCCACTATCTTCTGAAGTTTTTTCTCGTGGAGTTCCTGGTCACCCCTTACAAGGCACAAGAAAGGGCCTTTTTCTCCTATCATGAGAAGGCTCTTTGTAAAAAAAGCAGGGCTGATTTTTAAGAACTCGGACACCTCAGCTACAGTCTTTTTGCCTGGTGTTGGGATATCTTCAAAGGCCCAGTCCTGGAATTGAGGATCAGGAGATATTGATTTTGCAAGCTCAATATTGGCGGCATAGCCACATGAGACACACAGTACGACTTCATCCTCTCCGGCAGGGCTTGGAGCCATGAATTCATGGGCAGTAGCTCCACCCATTATCCCCGGGTCTGACTCCACCATGTAGAATTTAAGTCCACAGCGTGAAAATATCTTTTTATAAGCCTCGGTGTGTAATTTGTAACTTCTCTCAAGGCCTTCTTCATCTCTATCAAAGCTATAGCTGTCCTTCATCAGGAATTCCCTTGTCCTAAGCACTCCGCTCTTTGGCCTTGCCTCGTCTCTCAGTTTTGTCTGAAGCTGATACCATATCTGTGGCAGATCCCTGTAAGAACGGATTTCCCTTGATGCAAGCCATGTCATTATCTCCTCGTGGGTCATGCCGAGACACATGTCCCTGCCGCCCCTGTCTTTGAGCCTGAACATCTCATCTCCTATGTCATACCACCTGCCTGTCTCCTGCCAGACTTCAGCAGGGTGAAGAGTCGGCATTGAAAGCTCCTGGGCTCCTACTGCATCCATCTCTTCACGGATAATCCTGTTAATTTTATTCAGGACTCGCCAGCCGAGTGGAAGATAGATATAAAGCCCTGCAGCAAGCTGCCGAACATATCCTGCCCTGAGCATTAATCTATGGCTGACAGCTTCGGCTTCAGAGGGAGTCTCCCTTAAGGTAGGAATAAACATTTTTGAAAGACGCATTAAAAGCCTCCAGAATTTATTTTGCTAAGATTATCACAGGGGTAGAGCTAAGTCAATTTGTAAGGAAAAGCCTTACGCTTTAGATGGAAGGTATTTTGAGTCTATAAAAAATATTCTTACTGTCGCAATGAAATTCCAGGAACCCCTTTTCTTTAAGTGACGCAAGGAGTTTATACAGTAAATCAATTTCTATTTGCCTTAAGCGTTTAAGGAATGCAATATCTACTATATTTTCTCCCTCTGTATTATCTGCGCATCCAATGAGTAACATCAGTGCCCTCAACTCTTTTATATCAAGTTCGTAAAAGGCGTCAACATCCTGGAGTTTCTTCAGCATTTCTAATTTGCGAGACATACTAATATCCTCCTGAGGCGAATAAGTATTGTCAAAATTTAACCACAGAGGGCACAGAGTTCACAGATAATAATTTGCATTATTTATTCTCCCACACAGTGCGTTCTCTTAAAAATTTCTATGCCTTTCTCCGTGTTCTCTGTGACCTCTGTGGTTTCATATTTTATCCTCTTTTTCCATGTGATTTTTG of Nitrospirota bacterium contains these proteins:
- a CDS encoding proline--tRNA ligase — encoded protein: MRLSKMFIPTLRETPSEAEAVSHRLMLRAGYVRQLAAGLYIYLPLGWRVLNKINRIIREEMDAVGAQELSMPTLHPAEVWQETGRWYDIGDEMFRLKDRGGRDMCLGMTHEEIMTWLASREIRSYRDLPQIWYQLQTKLRDEARPKSGVLRTREFLMKDSYSFDRDEEGLERSYKLHTEAYKKIFSRCGLKFYMVESDPGIMGGATAHEFMAPSPAGEDEVVLCVSCGYAANIELAKSISPDPQFQDWAFEDIPTPGKKTVAEVSEFLKISPAFFTKSLLMIGEKGPFLCLVRGDQELHEKKLQKIVGNFRPAHKDEIKEILGVEAGYIGPMEHKISKIADVALKTGVYISGANKEGYHKKGIKPEVHFKAQWHDIHTAKEGDACYNCNSPIRVERVIELGNIFKLGTKYSTALRAFYLDENGHEKPIIMGSYGIGPARIAAAAIEQNNDANGIIWPESIAPFDVEILALNMNDKKTIEVSEKLYDELRSGGVDVLLDDRDERAGVKFKDADLIGIPWHLIIGEKNLKDGFIELKSRRTKKAERIKVAEALTRLKEIYGALS